A DNA window from Novipirellula aureliae contains the following coding sequences:
- a CDS encoding tetratricopeptide repeat protein, translating into MSNDPSFRTESEHENPFSRSELDPRFQPKPIQRSNHRLLAVLGIVGAVAILFCGGIGILGYFAISRIAGGTSDVTLPERSGGFQADAEQFIQTLATLAEDPSFEPLIPDASFEACLKQAIELAENDDLVPFSETLFIAAVTASPLSQGQIGLLDRLMLRSWLSQVPPGPSLIVGHHRIAGVRFDSKGNRAEVDLLSYDSWNQCESITWYFGKEDGKWKIYDWQKLEFGRRMSDEYASYIRGEPPQDSGFDEAIVDLSEAESAWYDDRKEEARHQIQAALRKPMLDADRPEFQLRVAYTWMRLEQWQEALAILQAIEKPDSVWGVWPSMAICYWNLDNDEEALSVALKAEQLMPNHPNVHFLLSEIYDRLGADERAADYAICALRVCTNDATLLSMVLDHGRPSDVADLIAAQQRSVVDYGWNRMIDKCYTDNVFGQAMLKETAQMEMVPGGLPDLIEGKLAWAREENDKAAKHFLAAQSIAELPAFKSLASENHEQLRLETDNFEALFRETPDRVELIRSLTKRAYDDDLYCDYETLVESLSALNDDPPNPWLPGLKGYALYMDNQYEAAIENFDAFADWIKSNPDALDSEDQWIVESIDYYLVASLNENNQPVKAIERYPNDLVFHDRVATYLLSDGQDESIASFLASTADSLQPSIKLQRLRLKAEQAMRDGNAESADKFHREAIEIGDALYDDEHQYLQAGLIRKWGEDLVRMRFESSAVEEVLSQDDLQTLFSAAIAEAASLQDREQIARWSEDALSLGLMSGESAASIYDQLGGYYASVGSDARASNAYRQAVAATDVSEQWILRERAENAMLAMLRSDQAEQARDWLRSIPEMDDTIPPSALIDLAMENEQTLLAVLDSASASDANEWMTRSTVRQLLQQKSDTKFLSRLLSKYPASVTFVESAVSGQLLVASGDDDRWSSDKLGQLLHDLFAEPFQVMPVAAIEQEAGQSFLAVSDSGQRIILKWSQPNYDPANIPESLTEKWSQNVDRLSIAIIDTLPNAKERLFRIVHGVADDNAIHFSLIYEPKNWVGPDLKSKLQWKDRVPVAAGMQSVNLTELPSEDDDSDQYVSIEVWDARLSDNGGPLDVLLTVSADYVAEKIPAKLTRIDVDAYDVFVVPQRNSLLDPTVKSGYEYSSYLHNIAIE; encoded by the coding sequence GTGTCAAACGATCCATCTTTTCGTACCGAATCTGAACACGAGAATCCGTTTTCTCGGTCTGAGCTGGACCCACGATTTCAACCCAAGCCCATTCAGCGTTCAAATCATCGACTCTTGGCCGTGCTTGGCATCGTTGGGGCCGTTGCCATTCTGTTTTGTGGTGGGATCGGAATTTTGGGCTATTTCGCAATCTCGCGCATAGCGGGTGGCACATCCGACGTGACGCTGCCCGAGCGAAGTGGCGGTTTCCAAGCCGATGCGGAACAATTCATTCAGACGCTCGCAACACTTGCCGAGGATCCGTCTTTTGAACCGCTCATTCCCGATGCTTCATTCGAAGCGTGCCTGAAGCAAGCGATCGAATTAGCCGAGAACGATGATTTGGTGCCTTTTAGCGAAACCCTATTCATCGCTGCGGTTACCGCTAGTCCACTTAGCCAAGGCCAGATCGGTCTTCTCGATCGTTTGATGCTGCGTTCTTGGCTTTCCCAAGTTCCTCCTGGTCCCAGTTTGATCGTGGGGCATCACCGCATCGCGGGTGTCCGATTTGACTCCAAAGGAAATCGTGCCGAGGTTGATTTGCTGAGCTATGACTCATGGAATCAATGCGAATCGATCACATGGTACTTCGGCAAAGAGGATGGGAAATGGAAAATCTATGATTGGCAAAAACTGGAGTTCGGCCGTCGCATGTCGGATGAGTATGCGTCCTACATTCGAGGTGAACCGCCCCAAGATTCTGGTTTTGACGAAGCGATTGTCGATTTATCCGAAGCCGAGTCGGCGTGGTACGACGATCGAAAAGAAGAAGCACGGCATCAGATTCAGGCAGCCCTACGTAAACCAATGCTCGATGCCGACCGCCCCGAGTTCCAACTACGAGTCGCCTATACGTGGATGCGGTTAGAGCAATGGCAAGAAGCGTTGGCGATCCTGCAAGCGATTGAAAAGCCCGATTCCGTATGGGGGGTTTGGCCATCGATGGCTATCTGCTATTGGAATCTTGACAATGACGAGGAAGCTCTTTCGGTCGCTTTGAAGGCGGAGCAGTTGATGCCCAATCATCCGAATGTCCATTTTCTGCTATCCGAAATCTATGACCGCCTTGGTGCGGATGAAAGAGCAGCCGATTACGCCATCTGTGCATTGAGAGTTTGCACGAACGACGCGACGCTTCTCAGCATGGTTCTCGATCACGGCCGGCCAAGTGACGTTGCGGATTTGATTGCGGCGCAGCAAAGGTCGGTCGTCGACTACGGTTGGAACCGAATGATCGACAAGTGCTATACCGACAACGTGTTCGGTCAAGCGATGCTCAAAGAAACGGCACAGATGGAAATGGTGCCCGGCGGATTGCCTGATTTGATCGAGGGCAAACTTGCCTGGGCCCGTGAAGAAAACGACAAGGCGGCTAAGCACTTCTTGGCCGCTCAATCGATCGCCGAGCTTCCTGCATTCAAGTCTCTCGCTTCCGAAAACCACGAACAGTTACGTTTGGAAACGGACAACTTTGAGGCTCTGTTTCGCGAAACGCCCGATCGAGTCGAACTGATCCGATCCCTTACCAAAAGAGCCTACGATGACGATCTGTACTGCGATTACGAAACATTGGTCGAATCGCTCTCGGCGCTCAACGATGATCCGCCCAATCCATGGCTTCCCGGACTCAAAGGGTACGCATTGTACATGGATAATCAGTATGAGGCAGCGATTGAGAATTTTGATGCATTCGCCGATTGGATCAAATCGAATCCCGACGCTCTGGACAGTGAGGATCAATGGATTGTTGAGTCGATTGACTACTATTTGGTCGCCTCGCTAAATGAAAACAACCAACCGGTCAAGGCAATTGAGCGTTATCCCAATGACCTTGTTTTCCACGATCGAGTGGCGACTTACTTGCTGTCGGACGGCCAGGACGAATCGATTGCCTCGTTCTTGGCTTCAACAGCCGATTCGCTCCAACCATCGATCAAGCTTCAGCGTCTACGCTTGAAGGCTGAGCAAGCGATGCGAGATGGAAATGCAGAGTCTGCGGACAAGTTCCATCGTGAAGCGATCGAGATCGGAGATGCACTCTATGACGATGAACATCAATACTTGCAGGCGGGATTGATAAGAAAGTGGGGCGAAGACTTGGTCCGCATGCGTTTTGAGAGTTCTGCGGTAGAGGAGGTATTGAGCCAAGACGACCTGCAGACACTCTTTTCGGCGGCGATTGCGGAGGCCGCTTCGCTTCAAGATCGTGAGCAAATTGCGAGGTGGTCCGAGGACGCTCTAAGTCTTGGGCTCATGTCGGGCGAATCGGCAGCAAGTATCTACGATCAATTGGGGGGCTATTACGCTAGCGTCGGTAGCGATGCGAGAGCCAGTAATGCGTATCGGCAAGCCGTCGCCGCAACCGATGTATCGGAGCAATGGATACTACGCGAACGAGCTGAAAATGCCATGTTGGCAATGCTGCGTAGCGACCAAGCTGAGCAAGCGAGAGATTGGCTCCGTTCGATTCCCGAAATGGACGACACCATCCCGCCGTCCGCCCTGATCGATTTGGCAATGGAAAATGAGCAAACGCTCCTTGCGGTCTTGGATTCAGCCAGTGCCTCGGATGCAAACGAATGGATGACCCGCTCTACCGTGCGTCAACTTCTACAGCAGAAATCGGACACCAAGTTTCTTAGTCGATTGCTTTCCAAGTATCCAGCGTCCGTGACGTTTGTTGAATCGGCCGTATCCGGACAGCTGCTTGTCGCATCGGGAGACGATGATCGTTGGAGTTCAGATAAGCTGGGGCAGCTTCTTCACGACCTCTTCGCTGAGCCATTTCAAGTCATGCCGGTTGCGGCAATCGAACAGGAAGCGGGGCAGTCATTCTTAGCGGTTTCCGATAGCGGCCAACGTATCATTCTCAAATGGTCTCAACCGAATTATGATCCTGCGAATATACCCGAATCACTTACGGAGAAATGGAGTCAAAACGTTGACCGTTTGTCGATCGCGATCATTGACACATTGCCCAACGCGAAAGAACGACTTTTTCGTATCGTCCACGGGGTAGCCGATGATAATGCGATACATTTTTCGCTCATCTACGAACCGAAAAATTGGGTCGGACCTGATCTAAAAAGCAAGTTGCAATGGAAGGATCGAGTACCCGTGGCTGCAGGAATGCAGAGCGTCAACTTGACGGAGCTTCCTTCTGAAGATGACGATTCGGATCAATACGTGAGTATTGAAGTATGGGACGCGAGGCTCTCTGACAATGGCGGGCCACTCGATGTGCTATTGACCGTTTCAGCCGACTACGTAGCCGAAAAGATACCTGCCAAATTGACTCGCATCGACGTGGACGCTTATGATGTCTTCGTGGTTCCGCAGCGTAATAGCCTACTCGACCCGACCGTCAAAAGCGGCTACGAGTACTCGTCCTATCTCCACAATATCGCTATCGAATAA
- a CDS encoding lipoate--protein ligase family protein has translation MLLIPESLFEPADQLAMDEALLVWAEEQTDRSYEFLRLWEFAGPTVVLGRSSRVDEEIDVPYCESHSIPIFRRCSGGASIVGGPGCLMYSVVLDLNLRPELSQINACHDFVMQRLTMAMQKHAPEIAFQGICDLTIGNRKFSGNSMRMIRRHVLYHGTILYSADLELIAKCLRTAPRQPEYRSGRDHDSFITNINVDAKRIESEIQRSFAVNAKRDSAKETILLQISERSQLLKQERYEKREWNFLR, from the coding sequence ATGCTATTGATTCCAGAATCCCTCTTCGAACCCGCCGATCAATTGGCAATGGATGAGGCTTTACTCGTATGGGCCGAAGAGCAAACGGATCGGTCGTATGAATTTTTGCGACTGTGGGAGTTTGCAGGGCCAACGGTCGTTTTGGGGCGTTCATCGCGAGTCGACGAGGAGATCGACGTTCCCTACTGTGAGTCACATTCAATCCCCATTTTCCGTCGTTGTAGCGGTGGAGCCTCGATTGTCGGCGGTCCGGGGTGCTTAATGTACAGTGTGGTCCTGGACCTGAATCTTCGTCCTGAGCTAAGCCAAATTAACGCCTGCCACGATTTTGTGATGCAGCGGTTAACGATGGCGATGCAAAAGCATGCACCAGAGATTGCTTTTCAAGGAATATGTGATTTGACGATTGGGAACAGGAAATTCTCAGGAAACAGTATGCGGATGATTCGCCGGCACGTTCTTTATCACGGAACCATTCTCTACTCTGCCGATTTAGAACTGATTGCCAAATGTCTGCGGACCGCACCGCGGCAACCGGAATATCGAAGCGGCCGCGATCATGACTCCTTCATCACCAACATAAACGTTGATGCGAAGCGAATCGAATCAGAAATACAGCGATCGTTTGCTGTGAATGCAAAGAGGGATTCGGCAAAGGAAACGATTCTTCTGCAGATTTCCGAACGGAGCCAACTGCTGAAACAAGAGCGATACGAAAAACGAGAATGGAATTTTTTGCGGTAG
- the lepB gene encoding signal peptidase I: MSRKPTSKTASTESPSEAEARIAAEKASKVEETRSDAEIRAESFRTGAQRETVEAFVVAFILALLFRAFLAEAFVIPTGSMAPTLMGAHKDVRCDRCGMPFQVGASLERRGPTMEKTVVAGICPNCRHVNPMDLVNEPNDSTFNGDRILVSKFAYTICEPERWDVIVFKFPGNPKQNYIKRLVGLPKETLTLRHGDVYAHPTGSTQRPEILRKPAKKILSMRHIVHDTDYQSGELIQANYPSRWQPWQENAATPPTDSWQIERTSDSFVAMLKDASDTEPHWLRYFHRWPTEQQWAEASNNQKLANVDPYSSRLITDFYAYDSYIQVNADQVYSEPPSLIRNRSGGRSFVPRFGYSKGVFDPDYQPGVGPDQFRGRAAYGAQGFSKEGVHWVGDLMLEANIETSPSSKELIVELVEAGIRYQCQFDLTSGRASLSIFDQEETVGFDADGESNLHPTAETSVLAGSKHSVRMSNFDDQIVLWVDDNLVSFDTATTFDSRSFRTDAEDHPRYGGLSHPLDAAPVAVAVRGGDATIDHLKVDRDKYYIATKDAQESVIDYDMRKVWQVFSRSMSQLDIQELMTHPADWNDSPLWQTRRSVSFVLEDDQFFPMGDNSPESLDARCWAGTKVRFGMPEGADRWSDASYVPRDLLVGKALVVFWPHSWNSPVPFTPNFRRMKLIR; encoded by the coding sequence ATGAGCCGAAAACCGACCTCGAAAACCGCCTCGACCGAATCGCCATCGGAGGCGGAAGCCCGCATCGCGGCGGAAAAGGCTAGCAAAGTTGAAGAGACTCGCAGCGATGCGGAGATCCGGGCGGAATCGTTCCGGACGGGAGCTCAGCGAGAGACCGTCGAAGCGTTTGTGGTCGCGTTTATTTTGGCGTTACTTTTCCGAGCCTTTTTGGCGGAAGCGTTTGTTATTCCAACTGGATCGATGGCCCCAACATTGATGGGGGCTCATAAGGACGTCCGTTGCGATCGATGTGGGATGCCATTCCAAGTGGGGGCCAGCTTAGAACGACGCGGCCCAACCATGGAAAAAACGGTGGTCGCAGGAATCTGCCCTAATTGCCGTCACGTCAATCCGATGGATTTGGTCAACGAGCCAAACGATTCGACCTTCAATGGAGACCGGATTTTGGTCAGCAAGTTCGCTTACACGATTTGCGAACCGGAGCGATGGGATGTCATCGTTTTCAAATTTCCTGGCAACCCCAAACAAAACTATATCAAACGACTTGTCGGTTTGCCCAAAGAGACGTTGACGCTGCGACACGGTGATGTATACGCACATCCAACCGGCTCGACGCAGAGACCTGAGATACTGCGAAAGCCGGCAAAGAAAATTTTATCGATGCGGCACATCGTTCACGATACCGATTATCAATCGGGCGAACTGATCCAAGCAAACTACCCAAGCCGGTGGCAACCTTGGCAAGAAAATGCGGCAACGCCGCCTACCGATTCTTGGCAGATTGAGCGGACGAGCGACTCGTTTGTGGCGATGCTAAAAGATGCATCGGACACCGAACCGCACTGGCTTCGGTACTTCCATCGATGGCCCACCGAGCAGCAATGGGCCGAAGCGTCGAACAACCAAAAACTTGCTAATGTCGATCCCTACTCGAGTCGTTTGATTACCGATTTTTATGCTTACGACTCCTACATCCAAGTCAACGCGGATCAGGTCTATAGCGAACCGCCTTCTTTAATTCGAAACCGTAGCGGAGGTCGTAGCTTTGTTCCTCGGTTCGGCTATAGCAAAGGCGTGTTCGATCCTGACTATCAGCCGGGCGTCGGCCCAGATCAATTTCGAGGACGGGCTGCCTATGGGGCCCAGGGATTTTCCAAGGAAGGAGTACACTGGGTCGGTGACCTGATGCTCGAAGCGAATATCGAAACCTCGCCAAGCAGCAAGGAATTGATCGTCGAATTGGTCGAAGCGGGGATCCGCTATCAATGCCAATTTGATCTCACAAGCGGTCGTGCATCATTGTCGATCTTCGACCAGGAAGAGACGGTTGGTTTCGACGCCGACGGCGAATCGAATCTTCATCCCACCGCGGAAACCTCCGTTTTAGCAGGCTCAAAACACTCGGTTCGGATGAGCAATTTTGACGATCAAATCGTCTTGTGGGTCGATGACAACTTGGTGTCGTTTGATACGGCCACGACATTTGATTCACGCTCCTTTCGCACCGATGCCGAGGATCATCCTCGTTACGGCGGTTTGTCACATCCACTTGATGCCGCTCCTGTTGCCGTCGCGGTTCGCGGCGGAGATGCAACGATTGACCATCTAAAAGTTGATCGTGATAAATACTATATTGCGACCAAGGATGCCCAAGAGTCGGTCATTGATTACGACATGCGAAAGGTTTGGCAAGTGTTTAGCCGGTCGATGTCGCAGCTTGACATTCAAGAACTGATGACGCACCCAGCGGACTGGAATGATTCGCCACTTTGGCAAACTCGCCGTAGTGTCAGTTTCGTACTTGAAGACGATCAATTCTTTCCAATGGGTGACAATAGCCCGGAGAGCTTGGATGCTCGATGCTGGGCCGGAACAAAAGTACGTTTCGGGATGCCGGAAGGGGCGGATCGCTGGAGCGATGCCTCCTACGTTCCTCGCGACTTGCTTGTCGGAAAGGCCCTTGTCGTCTTTTGGCCGCACTCGTGGAATTCGCCAGTCCCCTTTACTCCCAATTTTCGCCGAATGAAGTTGATTCGGTAG
- the lptB gene encoding LPS export ABC transporter ATP-binding protein has product MDAMNERQPILQAIDLQKTYGRRRVVDGVNLHVDEGEIVGLLGPNGAGKSTSFRMICGMVPPDRGRVYLEGQDVTDWPMFRRARDGHMGYLPQEPSVFKKLTVEQNISALLELLGMDRKARKARTQELLEEFNITHIRKSRAAGLSGGERRRLEIARCLVSDPRIVMLDEPFAGIDPITVQSIQGVIKQLRDSGISVLITDHAAREILGTVDRCYVIYQGAVLIDGTPEEVKEHPKVREEYLGDLDGAAQTLKERAHVGTAASTNEIVPRPHFRDKAAGKRMPARRVTDV; this is encoded by the coding sequence ATGGATGCGATGAACGAACGACAACCCATTTTACAAGCGATCGATCTGCAAAAAACCTATGGTCGGCGGCGAGTGGTTGATGGTGTCAACTTGCACGTGGACGAGGGCGAGATTGTAGGATTACTCGGTCCCAATGGCGCTGGCAAATCCACTAGCTTTCGAATGATCTGCGGCATGGTTCCCCCCGATCGTGGCCGAGTTTATTTAGAAGGTCAAGACGTGACCGATTGGCCAATGTTCCGCCGCGCCCGGGATGGCCACATGGGTTACTTGCCGCAAGAACCTAGTGTTTTCAAGAAGCTGACGGTCGAGCAAAATATTTCGGCACTGCTTGAACTTCTAGGGATGGATCGGAAAGCGCGTAAAGCGAGAACCCAAGAACTACTCGAAGAGTTCAATATCACTCATATTCGAAAAAGCCGTGCGGCCGGACTTAGTGGCGGTGAGCGGCGGCGATTGGAGATCGCTCGATGCTTGGTGTCGGATCCGAGAATTGTCATGCTTGACGAACCTTTCGCTGGCATTGACCCGATCACGGTCCAGTCGATCCAAGGTGTTATCAAACAACTTCGTGATAGCGGGATCAGCGTGTTGATTACCGATCATGCGGCGAGGGAAATTCTCGGCACCGTCGATCGATGTTATGTGATCTATCAAGGCGCCGTCTTGATCGACGGTACGCCAGAAGAAGTGAAGGAGCATCCCAAGGTGAGAGAAGAGTACCTCGGTGACTTAGACGGCGCGGCGCAAACGCTCAAAGAAAGAGCCCATGTCGGAACCGCAGCTAGCACCAATGAGATCGTTCCCCGCCCCCATTTTCGTGACAAAGCGGCTGGCAAACGCATGCCAGCGAGACGCGTCACGGACGTTTAA
- a CDS encoding Hpt domain-containing protein — protein sequence MSLLTQQQRTRFDQALTRVGGDEEMLIVLARMAVEDAPPLMEKLEAQLANQELSGVAKTTHAFKGLLSTFETGTPVEQLQAIMDAAKEGDLKTASGCYRELKPAINELLHQIDQLLAE from the coding sequence ATGAGCTTACTTACCCAACAACAACGCACTCGGTTCGATCAGGCGCTGACACGCGTTGGCGGCGACGAAGAGATGCTGATCGTGCTTGCTAGAATGGCGGTCGAAGATGCCCCACCATTGATGGAAAAGCTTGAGGCACAACTCGCCAATCAAGAGCTTTCCGGCGTCGCCAAGACAACGCATGCGTTCAAGGGACTCTTGAGTACATTTGAGACGGGCACGCCGGTCGAGCAATTGCAGGCGATCATGGACGCGGCGAAGGAAGGTGACCTGAAAACGGCTAGCGGATGCTATCGAGAACTTAAGCCGGCGATTAATGAACTCCTTCACCAAATCGACCAATTGCTCGCTGAGTAG
- a CDS encoding sigma-54-dependent transcriptional regulator — translation MPSVLVIDDDRLVLTLTEQALAPIADVEIAATAEEGLVKLRSGKFDAVLLDIQLPDQNGLAVYCEIREHDRRIPVIFMTIDAASNTAIEAMQLGAFDYIAKPLAVDPLRDLLDKAIEQRKISSVPVAIAADDETESASGELFIGAAPSMLDVFKAIGKVAKQDVPILVRGESGTGKELVARALYQYSHRESETFLAVNCAALPDNLLESELFGHEKGSFTGAESRRIGKFEQCNGGTLFLDEIGDMAPSVQAKVLRVLQEQRFERVGGNKELKTDVRIIAATNRPLEQMVEEGDYREDLLYRLNGVTIELPPLRDRLSDVPALVRFFLGQAKREFNKLDLEGLSPEAVGKLTAYDWPGNVRQLRAVIRRCVLDSVMPVITPDGLPREVLGVIESNDASGSTAEPDNARSGAGLPALVQSLLRNKSTNVYSESLEYMEKYVISVVLKETNGNQSQAAEILGITRGKLRDRIKSFDIVLSSDVAMPS, via the coding sequence ATGCCAAGTGTGTTAGTCATTGATGACGATCGTCTCGTGCTGACATTGACCGAGCAAGCGTTAGCTCCCATTGCAGACGTTGAAATTGCGGCAACGGCCGAGGAAGGATTGGTCAAGCTTCGAAGCGGTAAATTTGATGCCGTATTGCTGGACATTCAGCTGCCTGATCAGAATGGGCTGGCTGTTTACTGCGAAATTCGCGAGCATGATCGTCGAATCCCTGTTATCTTCATGACGATCGATGCGGCAAGCAATACTGCGATTGAAGCGATGCAGTTAGGCGCTTTCGATTACATCGCCAAGCCGTTGGCGGTCGATCCGCTCCGCGACCTTCTTGACAAGGCAATCGAGCAGCGAAAAATAAGCAGTGTTCCGGTCGCAATTGCTGCAGACGATGAAACCGAATCCGCATCAGGCGAATTGTTCATCGGGGCAGCTCCGTCGATGTTGGATGTTTTCAAAGCGATTGGCAAGGTCGCCAAGCAGGACGTTCCAATCTTAGTCCGCGGCGAAAGTGGAACGGGTAAGGAATTGGTTGCCCGAGCCCTTTATCAATACAGCCATCGCGAAAGTGAAACGTTCTTGGCCGTGAACTGTGCCGCATTGCCTGATAATTTGCTTGAAAGCGAATTGTTTGGGCACGAGAAGGGCTCCTTTACCGGGGCCGAATCACGGAGGATCGGAAAGTTTGAACAATGTAACGGTGGTACGTTGTTTTTAGACGAAATTGGTGACATGGCTCCTTCGGTACAAGCAAAGGTTCTGCGTGTGCTTCAGGAACAGCGATTCGAACGGGTTGGTGGAAACAAGGAACTCAAAACCGACGTTCGTATTATCGCGGCGACCAATCGTCCACTCGAACAAATGGTCGAAGAGGGTGACTATCGAGAGGATTTGTTGTACCGATTGAACGGGGTGACAATCGAACTGCCGCCGCTTCGGGACCGACTTAGCGATGTTCCGGCATTGGTGCGATTCTTTCTTGGACAGGCCAAGCGTGAATTTAACAAGCTCGACTTGGAAGGCTTGTCACCCGAAGCCGTTGGGAAATTGACGGCATACGATTGGCCAGGCAACGTGCGTCAACTGCGGGCCGTGATTCGCCGCTGCGTTCTCGATTCCGTCATGCCAGTCATCACGCCCGATGGATTGCCACGAGAGGTACTTGGCGTGATCGAATCGAATGATGCCAGTGGTTCTACTGCCGAACCCGATAACGCTCGTTCGGGAGCCGGTTTACCTGCTTTGGTTCAGAGTTTACTCAGGAATAAATCAACAAATGTTTATTCCGAATCGCTGGAGTATATGGAGAAGTACGTCATCAGCGTGGTTTTGAAGGAAACCAACGGGAACCAAAGTCAAGCGGCGGAGATTTTAGGGATTACGCGTGGCAAGCTGCGTGATCGGATCAAGTCGTTCGACATCGTACTTAGCAGCGATGTTGCCATGCCCTCTTGA
- a CDS encoding phage holin family protein: MGEQAKTRPSSVQKVIADIIDLFELQLELMSVDSQEATRKLTKAAVLAGVAIPLGGAALTIALAGCGLLLSEMTSLSVGTAILLTGAVFIAVVGVLLFMALKAVTAAGSAMSETKSEFAENLRWLKATLLRPSRSPRNQIRRESFSGSDQRSYSESASESAYRSHWRNGSARPAR, encoded by the coding sequence ATGGGAGAACAAGCAAAGACGCGACCATCCAGCGTTCAAAAGGTAATTGCCGACATAATTGATCTGTTTGAATTGCAGCTGGAATTGATGTCGGTTGATAGCCAAGAAGCAACACGCAAACTTACAAAAGCCGCCGTTCTTGCGGGCGTTGCAATACCGTTGGGAGGGGCTGCGCTAACGATCGCGTTGGCCGGCTGCGGTTTACTCCTCAGTGAAATGACTTCGCTTTCGGTTGGCACTGCCATACTGTTGACGGGAGCTGTCTTCATTGCCGTCGTTGGCGTGCTGCTGTTTATGGCTCTAAAAGCTGTCACGGCGGCCGGCAGTGCGATGAGCGAAACGAAGTCGGAGTTTGCCGAGAACCTTCGCTGGCTAAAAGCAACCTTACTGCGCCCCTCGAGGTCACCAAGAAACCAAATTCGCCGTGAATCGTTTTCCGGTTCCGATCAACGATCCTATTCAGAGTCTGCTTCAGAATCTGCCTACCGGAGCCATTGGCGGAATGGTTCCGCTAGACCTGCTCGCTAA
- a CDS encoding CsbD family protein, translating to MANREQFRGHWNEVKGRLKEHWGQLTEDDLQRAEGSAEQLVGVVQQKTGATRKEVEKFLNNILGGSLGDQASETVRQYSEAAQGFADEAGAYAKEQARRLAAQSSDYSAKIVDTIRTRPTESLAIAFGIGIAAGALFFAGRRR from the coding sequence ATGGCAAATCGAGAACAATTTCGCGGTCATTGGAACGAAGTAAAGGGCCGTTTAAAGGAGCACTGGGGGCAACTGACGGAGGATGATCTGCAAAGAGCAGAAGGTTCTGCTGAGCAACTTGTCGGCGTGGTCCAGCAAAAAACGGGGGCAACGCGGAAGGAGGTTGAAAAGTTCTTGAACAATATACTTGGAGGCAGCTTGGGTGACCAAGCCTCGGAAACCGTTCGTCAATACAGCGAAGCAGCCCAAGGGTTTGCCGACGAGGCCGGCGCTTATGCGAAAGAGCAGGCGCGGCGATTGGCCGCTCAGTCGAGTGACTACTCTGCGAAGATCGTTGATACGATACGAACGCGGCCGACCGAGTCGCTAGCGATCGCGTTTGGAATTGGAATCGCCGCCGGTGCGTTATTCTTCGCAGGGCGCAGGCGGTAA